A segment of the Neochlamydia sp. S13 genome:
AAGCTAATTACCATGATCAGCTGATATAGTATCTTTAAATTTTTCAGGATATAAAGTAGCTAAGAACAATGTTGAAAGACTTTAATGTAAAATAATAACGTTAAAAGGATGCTGCCTCACTATGCCAAGACGTGCTATTTTTTATGACACTGAAACGACGGGTATTAAAGCTGATAGGGATCGTATTATCGAGATTGCAGCTTTTGATCCAGTAAATAATACTTCTTTTGAGAAGTTGATCAATCCAGGATGTCCTATTCCTGCTGAAGCTACTGCTGTACACAATATTACGGATGAGATGGTTGCCAAATGCGCCAGCTTTGCGCAGGTGGGACAAGAGTTTATAGACTTTTGTGAAGGCGATGTGGTTCTGATTGCCCATAATAATGATGCTTTTGATCTTCATTTTCTTCGTCAAGAGTTTGGGCGTCATCAAATTCAAATGCCCTCATGGTCATTTCTAGATTCTTTAAAATGGGCAAGACGTTATCGTCCCGATCTTCCTAAACATACTTTACAATTCTTAAGAGAGATCTATCAAATAGAAGCAAACAAGGCCCACCGAGCCCTTGATGATGTTATTGTCTTGCATCAAGTCTTCTCTTTAATGACCGATGATTTAGATATGGAAACAATCTTTAAATTGATTAATAAACCTCGCGAACTTCACCATATGCCTTTCGGTAAGCATCAAGGGGTCCCCTTAAAAGATGTGCCGCGTGATTATATCAAATGGCTCGCTAGCTCAGGAGCTTTTGATAAGGCCGAAAATACAGAACTAAAAAATTGCTTTGAAAAGCTTGGCTACCTTTAACCATTCGTGTATGCATGAAGATTTGTATCATAGGATGTGGCTATGTAGGAAGATCGGCAGCTATAAAATGGAAGAATGAGGGGCATGAGATTACTGTCACAACGCGTTGCTTAAAAAAGGCTTCAGAATTAAGACAGTGGACAGATCACGTGTATATTTTGGGCGAGGATTGGCAAAAGTTGTTAGAAAAACAAGATGTTGTTATTTTGGCTGTAGCTCCTGATAGCCCGGCAGATTATAGGCCAACTTATCTAGGTACAGCTGAGAAGCTAGCCAAGGCTCTTAAGAATACGCATGTCTCCCAGGTGATCTATACAGGTAGTTCTTCGGTTTACGGTGAGCAGGGAGGGTTATGGGTAGATGAAGAGACTAAACCCCACCCTACTCAAACGAATAGCAAAATTTTGTTGTCTACCGAAGAAATACTATTTCAAGCTGCTACTTCCTACCGCCAAATATGTGTATTCCGCTTAGGGGAGATTTATGGACCAGGACGTTCAATCGTAGAGCGCGTTAAGCGTATGCTAGGCACTGTCTGCGCAGGCACAGGGGATAATTATACCAACCTTATCTATCTTGATGAGATTGTTTCTGCCATGGCTTATGCCCAGCAAAATAAGCTAGCAGGAATCTATAACCTTTGTGATGATTTTCATATTCCTCGTAAAGAGCTGTATAAGAAGATTAGTAAATTCTATGGCTGGCCCGATGTACAATGGAATCCTTCATTGCAAAGTTCTTTCCAAGGGAATAAAAAAGTTTCTAATGAAAAAATAAAGACTGCAGGCTGGCAGATCAACAAGGAAAATAGCGGTTTGCGCAGCATTCTTTTTTAAGAGTACGTTTTTGAGCCATTCTTTACACGATTTCATCCTTTGTTTTGTAAACCTTCCCTTAAAATACCGGAAGCAGCTTCTAGAGGATCGGCTATGTAGGCGTAGTTTTTTTAAAGAATAAAATTTAAGGCAAAGGCTTAAAAAACTTGAAACATATGTTTGATCCTTAAAAAGACTTCTTGCTTAATTAGATTTTTGCTATATTCTTATCCTTTAAACTAAGGAGAAAGATATGGGGAAATATGAGGAACTTAAAGTGCTGTCTGCCGAACAATTTAAAAGGGTGACGGGAGTAAAGCTTGAAACATTTGAAAGAATGGTCGAGGTTTTAGTAGAAGCACAAAACAGGAGATACAGAAGAGCAGGAAGAAAAGGTGGGCTAACTATCCAAAACAAGCTTTTGATGGCGTTGGAGTATTTAAGAGGGTATCGAACTTATTTTCATTTGGGTAGAAGTTATAGATTGAGCGAAAGTGGTTGTTATCGAGCATGTAGATGGGTGGAAAACACATTAATTAAAAGTGGAGAATTTTCGCTTCCTGGAAAGAAAGCTCTTCTGGAAAAGGAGAGTGAATACGAAGTAGTGCTTATAGATGCATCAGAATCATCTGTAGAGCGACCTAAGAGGAGAAGAGCTAAGGAAAAAAAAGATAAGGAATCGCAACGACAAGCAGAAGCATCTCTATTCAGGAAAAAAGAAAAGGCATACCCTAAAAAGTCAGGCGGTAGTCGATAAGAAGAGTAGGAAAGTTATTTGTACAGCCTTTAGCAATGGTAAAAAGCATGATTATAAGTTGTTTAAAGAAAGCAAGGTGCGCGTGTGCCACGAGCACATTGTAGATGTGCGTAACTATATGAAAGATGAGGGAAAATGGCTCCCTCGAAGTCGCTTTGCAGGAAGAGATTTCAAACCACCTTAAGCTGCTTTGGTCAAAAGCCAAGGTAGTGAGCGTTAAGGAAAAGGTATGATAAACATATCAGGTGAGGACTAAGGAGACGAACGAAAGTGAACTATTGACCCAAGTGTCGAAAGCTTGCTCAATGGCGTCAAAACTGGGGGTTGCGTATTCTTCCAAGAT
Coding sequences within it:
- a CDS encoding DUF3820 family protein, with translation MPRRAIFYDTETTGIKADRDRIIEIAAFDPVNNTSFEKLINPGCPIPAEATAVHNITDEMVAKCASFAQVGQEFIDFCEGDVVLIAHNNDAFDLHFLRQEFGRHQIQMPSWSFLDSLKWARRYRPDLPKHTLQFLREIYQIEANKAHRALDDVIVLHQVFSLMTDDLDMETIFKLINKPRELHHMPFGKHQGVPLKDVPRDYIKWLASSGAFDKAENTELKNCFEKLGYL
- a CDS encoding SDR family oxidoreductase, coding for MKICIIGCGYVGRSAAIKWKNEGHEITVTTRCLKKASELRQWTDHVYILGEDWQKLLEKQDVVILAVAPDSPADYRPTYLGTAEKLAKALKNTHVSQVIYTGSSSVYGEQGGLWVDEETKPHPTQTNSKILLSTEEILFQAATSYRQICVFRLGEIYGPGRSIVERVKRMLGTVCAGTGDNYTNLIYLDEIVSAMAYAQQNKLAGIYNLCDDFHIPRKELYKKISKFYGWPDVQWNPSLQSSFQGNKKVSNEKIKTAGWQINKENSGLRSILF